One window of Xanthomonas sp. 10-10 genomic DNA carries:
- a CDS encoding efflux RND transporter periplasmic adaptor subunit yields the protein MLRRRVVTPLVLSVLPLALVACGGKAQPDPRTATPLVRVATVGDASSAARSFSGTVAARVQSDLGFRVAGKVSERLVDAGQRVKRGQPLLRIDPVDLQLAARAQQDAVAAARARALQTTEDEARYRDLRGTGAISASAYDQIKAAADAAKAQLSAAQAQADVARNANRYTDLLADADGVVMETLVEPGQVVAAGQPVVRLAHAGPREAVIQLPETLRPQVGSVAQAILFGNAAVSVPATLRQLSESADRLTRTFEARYVLDGALAQAPLGTTVSIRIPDGTAAGTQAGLQVPLAALFDAGKGPGVWVIAGNPAKVRWWPVTVLGLDDDHANVAGKLARGERIVALGAHLLRDGEQVRVATTIAPANGSATGARTATAAGAQP from the coding sequence ATGCTTCGGCGCCGCGTCGTTACCCCCCTCGTCCTGTCTGTCCTGCCGCTGGCACTGGTTGCCTGCGGCGGAAAGGCGCAGCCTGATCCACGCACCGCCACCCCGCTGGTCCGGGTGGCCACGGTGGGCGATGCCAGCTCGGCGGCGCGCAGTTTCTCCGGCACCGTCGCGGCGCGGGTGCAGAGCGACCTGGGCTTCCGCGTCGCCGGCAAGGTGTCCGAGCGGCTGGTCGACGCCGGCCAGCGCGTCAAACGTGGCCAGCCGTTGCTGCGCATCGACCCGGTGGATCTGCAACTGGCCGCGCGTGCGCAGCAGGACGCGGTGGCCGCTGCCCGCGCCCGTGCCCTGCAGACCACCGAAGATGAAGCCCGTTATCGCGACCTGCGCGGCACCGGCGCCATTTCCGCCTCGGCCTACGACCAGATCAAGGCGGCGGCCGATGCGGCCAAGGCGCAGCTGAGCGCCGCCCAGGCGCAGGCCGATGTCGCGCGCAATGCCAATCGCTATACCGACCTGCTGGCCGATGCCGACGGCGTGGTGATGGAAACTCTGGTCGAGCCGGGCCAGGTCGTCGCAGCTGGCCAGCCGGTGGTACGCCTGGCGCATGCCGGGCCGCGCGAGGCGGTGATCCAGTTGCCGGAAACCCTGCGCCCGCAGGTCGGCTCGGTGGCCCAGGCCATCTTGTTCGGCAACGCCGCGGTCAGCGTGCCGGCCACCTTGCGCCAGCTGTCCGAAAGCGCCGACCGGCTGACCCGCACCTTCGAGGCGCGCTACGTGCTCGACGGTGCGCTCGCGCAGGCGCCGTTGGGAACGACGGTGAGCATCCGCATTCCCGATGGCACCGCTGCCGGCACGCAGGCCGGGCTGCAGGTGCCGCTGGCCGCGCTGTTCGACGCCGGCAAGGGGCCGGGCGTGTGGGTGATTGCCGGCAATCCGGCCAAGGTGCGTTGGTGGCCGGTGACGGTGCTGGGCCTGGATGACGACCACGCCAATGTCGCCGGCAAGCTGGCGCGGGGCGAGCGCATCGTGGCGCTGGGGGCGCACCTGTTGCGCGACGGCGAGCAGGTGCGCGTCGCCACCACGATCGCGCCCGCCAATGGCAGCGCGACCGGCGCCAGGACCGCGACCGCGGCAGGAGCGCAGCCGTGA